A DNA window from Leptolyngbya sp. KIOST-1 contains the following coding sequences:
- a CDS encoding ABC transporter ATP-binding protein, protein MPTPLIEFRQLQKVYGTGNTEVRALWNVDLAIYPGEYCAIMGPSGSGKSTAMNMIGCLDRPTAGQYYFDSQNVATLEDNELAHIRNQKIGFVFQQFHLLPQLTARENVELPMIYSGVRSDLRRQRATEALERVGLGDRIHNKPTQLSGGQQQRVAIARAIVNHPLLLLADEPTGALDTHTTEDVLGIFADLHRAGITVVMVTHEPDVARASQRIVWFKDGEVLNDHLSPDDLAQSIAVR, encoded by the coding sequence ATGCCCACCCCCCTGATCGAGTTTCGCCAGCTGCAAAAGGTCTACGGCACCGGCAACACCGAGGTGCGGGCGCTGTGGAATGTGGATCTAGCCATCTATCCCGGCGAATACTGCGCCATCATGGGGCCGTCGGGCTCCGGCAAATCCACCGCCATGAACATGATCGGCTGCCTCGATCGCCCCACCGCCGGGCAATACTACTTCGACAGCCAGAATGTGGCCACCCTGGAGGACAACGAGCTGGCCCACATTCGCAACCAGAAGATCGGCTTTGTGTTTCAGCAGTTCCACCTGCTGCCCCAGCTTACCGCGCGCGAAAACGTGGAGCTGCCGATGATCTACTCGGGGGTGCGTAGTGACCTGCGTCGCCAGCGGGCAACGGAGGCCCTGGAGCGGGTGGGGCTGGGCGATCGCATCCACAACAAGCCCACTCAGCTCTCGGGCGGGCAGCAGCAGCGGGTGGCGATCGCGCGGGCGATCGTCAACCATCCCCTACTCCTGCTGGCCGATGAGCCCACCGGGGCCCTCGACACCCACACTACCGAAGACGTGCTGGGTATCTTCGCCGACCTCCACCGGGCGGGCATTACCGTAGTGATGGTCACCCACGAGCCCGATGTGGCCCGCGCCAGCCAGCGCATCGTCTGGTTCAAGGACGGCGAGGTGCTCAACGACCACCTCAGCCCGGACGACCTGGCCCAGTCCATTGCCGTTCGATAG
- a CDS encoding DUF790 family protein, which produces MRPTLPSELLIYRYQGEGLQPKRLKLDGENRAIAADLIALFQQQVGHTQGDLNRQLQDLEGEDTNYRIKRGLAHILRNSFATFDVVSPLEPIALRRRVFALAAQGVPAAAATQATLASLGQQLSEELGREVSIAELRQGLYADRQDNHILTEFEAPTPEALIHRYNLSQTQGVFYKASDLVMHLYRNDPGEYKLMFRYLKLFRLMTYIEGDADCGFTITIDGPASLFKPSTRYGVDIAKLIPAILHVSKWRLTATLQMKDSYTQQVKPRQFTLDSDCGLVTHYPPGKTYDSLIEESFVNRWPAKTAWKLEREVDLVPLPGSVMIPDFRLVHPDGREYLLEIVGYWRPEYLRKKFAQVRNSGRDNLILAVSERLNLENAGVNMANIPAQVVWFKQKLQPKTVLEVLGD; this is translated from the coding sequence GTGAGACCAACGTTACCCAGTGAGCTACTCATCTATCGGTACCAGGGGGAGGGGCTACAGCCCAAGCGACTGAAGCTGGACGGGGAGAACCGGGCGATCGCTGCCGACCTGATTGCCCTATTTCAGCAGCAGGTGGGCCACACCCAGGGGGACCTCAACCGCCAGCTCCAGGACCTGGAAGGGGAAGACACCAACTACCGCATCAAGCGGGGGCTGGCCCACATTTTGCGCAACAGCTTTGCCACCTTTGATGTCGTCAGTCCCCTGGAGCCGATCGCGCTACGGCGACGGGTGTTTGCGCTGGCGGCCCAGGGCGTCCCCGCCGCCGCCGCGACCCAGGCCACCCTGGCCAGCCTGGGGCAACAGCTGTCGGAGGAACTGGGCCGGGAGGTATCCATCGCGGAGTTGCGCCAGGGGCTCTACGCCGATCGCCAGGACAACCACATCCTGACTGAGTTTGAGGCCCCCACGCCCGAGGCGCTGATTCACCGCTACAACCTGTCCCAGACCCAGGGCGTTTTCTACAAAGCCAGCGACCTGGTCATGCACCTGTACCGCAACGATCCGGGCGAGTACAAGCTGATGTTTCGCTACCTGAAGCTGTTTCGGCTGATGACCTACATCGAGGGGGACGCCGACTGTGGGTTTACCATCACCATCGACGGCCCCGCCAGTTTGTTCAAGCCCAGCACGCGCTACGGGGTAGACATCGCCAAGCTGATCCCCGCCATTCTGCACGTCAGCAAGTGGCGGCTGACGGCAACTCTGCAGATGAAAGACAGCTACACCCAGCAGGTAAAGCCGCGCCAGTTTACCCTCGACAGCGACTGCGGCCTGGTCACCCACTACCCCCCCGGCAAGACCTACGACAGCCTGATCGAAGAGTCCTTTGTCAATCGCTGGCCGGCCAAGACCGCCTGGAAGCTGGAGCGGGAGGTCGATCTGGTGCCCCTGCCCGGCAGCGTAATGATCCCTGACTTTCGCCTGGTACACCCCGACGGGCGGGAGTATTTGCTGGAGATTGTCGGCTACTGGCGGCCCGAGTATCTGCGCAAAAAGTTTGCCCAGGTGCGCAACTCGGGCCGCGACAACCTGATTCTGGCGGTGTCCGAACGGCTCAACCTGGAGAATGCCGGCGTGAATATGGCGAACATTCCCGCCCAGGTGGTGTGGTTTAAGCAAAAGCTACAGCCCAAGACGGTCCTGGAGGTCTTAGGGGACTGA